One Sagittula stellata E-37 genomic window carries:
- a CDS encoding microcin C ABC transporter permease YejB, which produces MAAYILRRFLLIIPTLLGIMIFNFVLVQFVPGGPVEQVLAKMQGQGDVTAGFSGGSQDMAEETFGSDSDYVGARGLPKEFIEELEREFGFDKPPLERFLDMMWNYMRFDFGESYFRSISVWDLVLEKMPVSISLGLWSTLIAYLVSIPLGIRKAIKDGTSFDTYTSALIIVAYAIPGFLFAILLLVLFAGGSYWQIFPLRGLTSDGFENFSLFGKIVDYFWHITLPVLASTISGFATLTLLTKNSFLDEIKKQYVMTARAKGVSERKVLYGHVFRNAMLIVIAGLPAVFIGVFFGSSLIIETIFSLDGLGRLGFEAAVARDYPVIFGTLYFFGLMGLLVNILSDLMYVVIDPRIDFESREG; this is translated from the coding sequence ATGGCCGCATACATCCTTCGACGCTTCCTGCTCATCATCCCCACCCTTCTGGGGATCATGATCTTCAACTTCGTGCTGGTGCAATTCGTGCCCGGCGGCCCGGTCGAACAGGTCCTTGCCAAGATGCAGGGCCAGGGCGACGTGACAGCCGGGTTCTCCGGCGGCAGTCAGGACATGGCCGAGGAAACCTTCGGCTCCGACAGCGACTACGTCGGCGCCCGCGGGTTGCCCAAGGAGTTCATCGAAGAGCTTGAGCGGGAATTCGGCTTCGACAAGCCGCCGCTCGAACGCTTCCTGGACATGATGTGGAACTACATGCGCTTCGACTTCGGCGAGAGTTACTTCCGCTCCATCTCCGTCTGGGATCTGGTGCTGGAAAAGATGCCAGTGTCGATATCGCTGGGTCTATGGTCGACGCTGATCGCCTACCTCGTGTCGATCCCTCTCGGCATCCGCAAGGCGATCAAGGACGGCACCAGCTTCGACACCTACACCTCCGCGCTCATCATCGTGGCCTACGCCATTCCGGGCTTCCTGTTCGCGATCCTTTTGCTGGTGCTCTTCGCCGGCGGCTCCTACTGGCAGATCTTCCCGCTCAGGGGGCTGACCTCCGACGGGTTCGAGAACTTCAGCCTCTTCGGCAAGATCGTCGACTACTTCTGGCACATCACGCTGCCGGTCCTCGCCTCCACCATTTCCGGCTTCGCCACGCTGACGCTTTTGACCAAGAACAGCTTCCTCGACGAGATCAAGAAGCAGTACGTGATGACCGCCAGAGCCAAGGGCGTTTCCGAGAGAAAGGTCCTCTACGGGCACGTCTTCCGCAACGCCATGCTGATCGTGATCGCGGGCCTTCCGGCGGTCTTCATAGGCGTGTTCTTCGGCTCTTCGCTCATCATCGAGACGATCTTCTCGCTTGACGGGCTCGGGCGGCTCGGGTTCGAGGCGGCGGTGGCCCGCGATTACCCGGTCATCTTCGGAACGCTCTACTTCTTCGGCCTGATGGGTCTTCTGGTGAACATTCTTTCCGACCTCATGTACGTCGTGATCGACCCCCGCATCGACTTCGAGAGCCGGGAGGGCTGA
- a CDS encoding ABC transporter permease — MTDLGYEIPEEKRGRFALSNLNRRRWRNFTRNRRAYWSLWIFAVLFGLSLFAEFIANEKPILVNYRGSYYMPIFNFYAETDFGGDFRTEAAYRDPEVQCLIATGGLDACFDDPEGLIAEAEAGTIDDPDFHKGWTLWPLIPYTYDTPVERSGAAPLPPDVIGFWEGDDEERHFGLLPPDKRGNNLLGTDDAKRDVFARVIYGFRLSIFFTLIVTAISSVIGIFAGALQGYFGGWLDLVFQRVIEIWGAIPMLYVIIIMFAIFGRSYSLLIFLMIAFSWTALVGVVRAEFLRARNLEYVRAAKALGVSNKTIMFRHMLPNAMVATVTFLPFLVTGTISSLAGLDFLGFGLPAAAPSLGELTLQAKQNLQAPWLGFTAFAVFAVMLSLLVFIFEGVRDAFDPRKTFQ; from the coding sequence ATGACGGATCTCGGCTACGAGATCCCGGAAGAAAAGCGCGGCCGCTTCGCGCTGTCGAACCTCAACCGCCGCCGCTGGCGCAACTTCACCCGCAACCGCCGCGCTTACTGGTCGCTGTGGATCTTCGCGGTGCTGTTCGGCCTGTCGCTGTTTGCGGAGTTCATCGCGAACGAAAAACCGATCCTCGTGAACTACCGCGGCAGCTACTACATGCCGATCTTCAACTTCTACGCCGAGACGGACTTCGGCGGCGACTTCAGGACCGAAGCAGCCTACCGCGACCCCGAGGTGCAGTGCCTGATCGCCACCGGCGGGCTAGACGCCTGTTTCGACGACCCCGAGGGGCTGATCGCCGAAGCCGAGGCGGGCACCATAGACGATCCGGATTTCCACAAGGGATGGACGCTCTGGCCGCTCATTCCCTACACCTATGACACGCCGGTGGAACGCTCCGGCGCGGCGCCCCTGCCGCCCGACGTGATCGGGTTTTGGGAAGGCGACGACGAGGAACGGCACTTCGGCCTCCTGCCCCCGGACAAGCGCGGCAACAACCTTCTGGGGACAGACGATGCGAAGCGCGACGTCTTCGCCCGGGTGATCTACGGCTTCCGTCTATCAATCTTCTTCACCCTGATCGTGACCGCCATCTCCTCCGTCATCGGCATCTTCGCGGGCGCGTTGCAGGGGTATTTCGGCGGCTGGCTCGACCTCGTGTTCCAGCGGGTGATCGAGATCTGGGGCGCGATCCCGATGCTGTACGTCATCATCATCATGTTCGCGATCTTCGGGAGAAGCTACAGCCTGTTGATCTTCCTGATGATCGCCTTCAGCTGGACCGCGCTCGTGGGCGTTGTCCGGGCGGAATTCCTGCGCGCCCGCAACCTCGAATACGTCCGCGCGGCCAAGGCGCTGGGGGTGTCGAACAAGACGATCATGTTCCGGCACATGCTGCCCAACGCCATGGTGGCGACGGTGACCTTCCTGCCGTTCCTCGTGACCGGCACGATCTCGTCGCTGGCCGGGCTCGATTTCCTCGGCTTCGGCCTGCCCGCCGCCGCGCCCTCGCTGGGCGAGCTGACGCTGCAGGCCAAGCAGAACCTGCAGGCCCCCTGGTTGGGGTTCACCGCATTCGCGGTCTTCGCCGTGATGCTCTCGCTCCTCGTCTTCATCTTCGAAGGCGTGCGCGATGCCTTTGACCCGAGGAAGACGTTTCAATGA